In the genome of Harpia harpyja isolate bHarHar1 chromosome 8, bHarHar1 primary haplotype, whole genome shotgun sequence, the window CAGAAATTTGCTATATTACTCAAAGTTAGGGCTAGTAATCCCATCTAGTGGATCTGGTCCAGAAAACCAAAGTATTGACAGAAGTGGGCCACTTGTAAAAAGTCTCCTTCGAAGGTCACTGTCCATGGACAGCCAGGTTCCTATTTACTCACCTTCTGTTGACCTAAAACCTTCACAGGtatcatcctcctcctcaccgGGAACTAATGATTCCCAGAAGACATTTAATGTTGTATCTCAAAAGTCATCCTTGAAAGAGTCATCAGAGAAGATAGTCATAGATGAAAAACCACAGGTAATACACCCACATCGCCTTAGGTCTTTCAGTGCCTCTCAGTCAACTGATAGGGAGGTTGCTTCCCCTCTCACAGAGGTACGAATAAAAACTGAACCTAGCAGTCCACTTTCAGATCCTGCTGAAATAATAAGAGTTACAGTGGGTGATGCTTCAGCATCGACAAATAAAGactttccttttaaaactgaGGATGATCATAAGGAACCAAGTAGACTTCCAGCAAAAAGGAGATTTCAAGCTGATAGAAGACTaccatttaagaaaatgaaggcagaTGAGCAGGGTTCTCCTGGGTCAGAAGATAACTGTGAGGAGGGCTCAAGCCCTACGCACCTTGATACTGATTTTCCTGATTCTGATGTCAGTAAAGATGAATACAGCGAGATGGAAGAAGCAAGACcaaataagaaatttaaatgcAAGCACTGCCTTAAAATTTTCAGATCAACAGCAGGTCTTCATCGTCATGTTAACATGTATCATAATCCAGAGAAGCCCTATGCTTGTGACATATGCCACAAGAGATTCCACACAAATTTCAAAGTGTGGACGCACTGCCAGACACAACATGGAATTGTGAAGAATCCCTCACCAGCTTCCAGTTCGCATGCTGTTTTGGATGAAAAATTCCAAAGAAAACTGATTGATatagtgagagagagagaaattaaaaaagctCTAATTGTTAAACTAAGACGTGGCAAGCAAGGTTTTCAGGGACAGTCTGCTTCACAAGCACAACAAGTCATCAAAAGGAATTTAAGATCGAGAACCAAAGGAGCCTATATTTGTACCTACTGTGGGAAAGCTTATCGTTTCCTCTCGCAATTTAAACAGCACATAAAAATGCACCCAGGGGAGAAACCAGTTGGAGGGAATAAGGCTCCTAAACAGAAAGATCATATTCATATTGAAACTCCAGTAGAAAACAAAGAGGTTTATCAGTGCCGTCTCTGCAATGCTAAGCTCTCTTCACTTATTGAACAGGGAAATCATGAGCGACTCTGTAGAAATGCTACTGTCTGTCCTTACTGCAGCCTTAGATTTTCTTCTCCAGAGCTGACGCATGAGCATGAAAGCAAGTGTGAATACAAGAAACTTACTTGTCTTGAGTGTATGCGTAGCTTTAAATCATCCTTTAGTATTTGGCGTCATCAAGTTGAAGTTCACAATCAAAACACAATGGCTCCATCAGAGAACTTTTCTTTACCTATCCTGGATCACAATGGAGAAATAACTAGTTCATCAAGATTGCCTCCTCAGTCAGAATCCAATAAAATGAACAATTTTGTTGCTGCAAAGGAAGATGGTGTATTCAGTGATTCGTCAGAACAAATAAATTTTGATTCTGAAGATTCCTCATGCCTACCTGAAGACTTAAGTGTTTCCAAGCAGTTTAAAATTCAGATCAAAGAAGAGCCTGCAGATGATATAGAGGATGAGGTCACTGAAACGAGCAGGGAACCTAAGGAAGTAGTCTCCAACAAAGATGCTGGTTTGTGGCCCTGTGAAAAGTGTGGAAAGATTTTCACTGTACGCAAACAGCTGGAGCGTCACCAAGAGCTCTTATGCTCTGTGAAGCCATTTATTTGTCATGTGTGTAACAAGGCCTTCCGAACCAATTTCCGGCTGTGGAGTCACTTCCAGTCTCATATGTCACAGGCTGCAGAGGAGTCCACAAATAAGGAGCCTGAGATATGTCCACCAGCTAAttccccatcaccaccacccttacctccacccccacccctccccaaaatCCAGCCTTTGGAGCCTGATAGTCCAACAGGCTTGTCTGAAAGCTCCACTActactgaaaaattatttgtaccACAGGAGTCAGATACACTCTTCTATCATGCTCCACCACTCTCAGCTATCACATTCAAAAGACAATACATGTGTAAACTCTGTCACAGGACTTTCAAGACAGCTTTTAGTCTTTGGAGCCATGAACAGACACACAATTAGCTTTAACAGATACCTTAAAAAGCTGGTTCAGTGGAGGCTGTGTTCAGGATCTCAGATGTATGCCGTATAAACTAGAAATCTAAGAGGATCAAAACAATGACAACAATGATGAAAAATGTGGAATTTGTGATGCTGCTTGGATTTGAAGATTAAGGTAAACTAACTTGGTTATTAGGTAGAAAGCAGAGGAATTTATAATACTGTGGTCTGGAATCTAATagtaacagaataatttttatttcctttaacacTGAAATACGATCACATCTGGATTGTATGCATGGATCTTCATCCTGTGATGTTGGCGTGTGCGTGTGTATTATATAAAAAGttataaattaaatgaaagagcAACAACAATTTGGATTCTAACTGTGAGTTTATAGTAGTGAAATACTGTAACCAACttcattagttttttttttaaagaaaccaacaCACAAGCTCCATATAAATAGTTGCCATGCACTTGCAGTTAGGGAGGAAGTGGATGGAGTGTCTTGCTGTATTGACTTAGGTCTTAGAAACCTTTAGCAATAACAAATAAACCTCAAGTTTGAGTAATCCTGATGTTATTGGATACGAATGTTTGGTATTTTAAGGCAACATAGAATTGTTTTGTTGTTATATGGAACTTGTGCAAATTAAAATAGACTCTAAAGTCAGCAATATTATTACTAagattttatataaaaagtaGCAGCAAGCCTGCTTTCAGCCATTTAATTATAAGTTTCTAAGGAAAATTGGGGGAGGGGGTACTTTGCTTTATATAATGTCCCAAAGACTAATTTACTATAGATACTTCGGTAGCTAAAGTCGTTGTATTAACAGCCATCATAATGCAAATGGTACTGTTTATAATATGAACTAAGATTGAATGGATGTCAGACAAGTTTCATAATTTTGTTCCACTATTTGTACAACTGTTTGTATTTCTAACTACAAAGGAATGTATAACTATTAAATCAAAAAAAGAGAGCTCATTAAGGGACGGAAGATGAGTTGTGTTCCTACACACAGTAATAAGCTTGGCCATGAGTACAAAGATATGTTTtaacaaaaactaaaaatgtaaatatttatatagacACCTGTATAAATGAAGAAGTATGTATTTGAAATTTGTATTAAGCATACATATCCAGctcaaagcagaggaaaaaacatcacACTACAATCACTGCATTTTATGAATACAATGCATAGAGTATTTCTTTCTGCCGCTTTCTATCATATGTGATACTGTGTTGCAATTTTCTAATTTGTTGAAAATCGTGGTAATAATGGGCTGCAGATATTCTGTGTAGTTCCATTATTTTACCTCAAATCACAACTGGAGCATTTAGTGTAAGTAGGATCATAGATATTTACCAGAAGCTATAGTACGGGTCCAAAATTATTCTGtaagtaaaagaaatatttaccCAGAAGTAGGTGGAAAACTAACACTGAAAAATTCTTCTGCTAGAATTTAAACTTAATGGAGTGGTGATGGATTAAAGTGAACATAAATGATGCAAACAGTATTTATGATCCTGACCAACTTTACCCCGTGCAGCTTGGGAGAGGGGGATTGCATTCCACACTACATAGTCAGAGCCCAGTCTGTGTTCGCTGAAAGCAACAGGAGTTTGGTCACCAGTTTCAGGGGGAGCAGGAGCAAGGCTTTAATTCTGTATGTAACCgtgaattttttttcagcatcccaAACTCAAAAGTAAGAAGAATTGCAAGCTGACACCAAGATTTAGCAAAATTAAGCACAAGTGTAACTCCTAAGAATCTGAGGATGGGTACCCTTAGTTAGGCACACATAGGAGTAGATTTTTCTCAGTGAAAGCCCAAGTGTGCCaccatttttttccaacagatttttttttttaattatttttcctgtaagtTAAGTTTAAAAGAACTGGCTCAGGATGGACCCCTGACTTTTTATCATCTAccaaaaaaaattgcaatgttAGTTTCAAGCctcttctgtttaattttttattaaaatctaaAATTGTTACTAAACACTTCTAATAGTAATGTGTtgttcttttttgtcttctttcagGCAAATTGTAGCTGAATATGATTGCGCTAATTTGTTAGAATATCAGTTAAACTCTTTTGGTGCCATTGCAATAAAACAAGGTACTAGTTTAATAGTGACATTTCTAGTTACTGACTTTTTTATTCCACCTAATAAGACTAAATTTCTTTCTTACCagaaacaatttcaaaataaaatggttATTGCACTTAACCTGGTGtaacaaaatcagaaaaacatAAAGCTTTGCTAAGTGTCCTTTAAATGTGTTTAAGAAACCTGTGCATATAAAATATGAACATGTTTTTGTAAAAATGTTCCTAAGTTTTCGCCAATGATTCCTCTACACAACAGTCTGAAAGTTTATATGtagccttttaaaaatcagtgtgcTTTCTAAAGGAAGATGGCAACTAGTTCAGCTATGTCATAGTCATCTAACTTCCAACTGGGATTCTGCTATGTGATATGATGATAAATTCCACACACTTTAAATCAAAAGCTTGTGCAACATCTTTGAAGAAACCTTGACCTTTTTCCTAGTATACtatgtattataaaaaaaatccataaaatatttttggtcTAAATAGCCTGCTTCTAAGTTTTTCtttagttgttttgtttgggggtttggttttgttggttttttttttttaagttttgtttttaactttgagcgtgttttgtgtttttttttaatttggttccTATTGTTTAGTAAAGGAATTCAGGATCTCTGAAGTTTAAATATGAGATGTTTATATAGCAGTTCTGGTTTTCTATTAGCTTTTATACAGTATCTTAAAAAGCCCTTGATAGAAGTGTTTATTTTGGAGGATATGGAATAAATATGCTTCCACTTATATAACTTTAATATatgtttaaaagttaaattatggaaaaaatgttaGTTGCTTGTTTATAAATAAAGGTCTTTTCAAGAGTGTCTAGTTTGGCGACAGccaaaataaaaggcaaatttaTTGATACAAAAGCCTGTCTTCATCATATATTGTTTAATTTTGTAGCTGTGTACTAAAGTGACACAAAGTTAGAGGTCTTGTTAAATataaaaagtgttttgctttttttcttaaaatttgtgACAGGAATGTGCAGATGTTTTAATATATAGATTAgaatctttaattctttttttttctatttttataatcTGTCAGATAAATCTCAGAGAACTATCTTGCCTCATTGGAAGTACAGTGGAAACTTCTTTTGCATTTAAGAGGAGCAGGGTTGAGTcatgaaatgtattttgtttggggacttttttcctttcaggcacTGTGTTGGCAAAGCATCTAAACCTATGGTTAAGTTCCATTAAGatcagtcttaattttttttaaacatgtgcttaagtTCGTTGCTAAATTGGGACCATGATCAACCTTGAAAGTGAGCAATGGCAGAAAaatacatacagatttttttttaagtcctagaACCAaaagttaaaatgtattttcctctacATAAAAACTGCATATAAAACTAGGGTATAGTTCTGTAGTTTTACAAAAACAAAGGACATGAACTAGTAATAATGCtgtctctacttttttttttttttttttggtaaggggGAGTGAAACACCCTGTGACAGTTAATAGAGCAAATAACCTGCTGAAGCAGTGGGTGACACTAGAGTTTGTCTTGCGTATTTCAGAATGGAGATGTAGCCTTATCCCTGAACCAAAACACAGCTGTAAGAGACTTGTTCCTGCATTTCCTATTTAAGCAGGCCTTCTAGTGACATCCAGCAGGTTTTTTGTCTGatgttgtttgttttcccccaagTAGGACATGCGGGTTTGGTCTGAAGCTACATGTGCTCTGTTTTTGTTCCAAGCTTCCAGTGATAAAACTAGAAGTTCCTCACATGGGATAAGGACAGACTATGCCTAACTTCTTGGCACTAACAGTGAGGGTGCAAGTATCTGGCATGAGCCTGTAATCTGGCATGTGCCTATACTGTTCAATAAAATTGTTTACATTTTCCTACCAGAAGATTtagataaaaatcaaagcaagcttagggttttgggttttgggtttttttttaatgttgctgttAATGAATCAGtgttaaaatctttttttgttgttgttgaacaCAGCCTGATagtattttttaatgtcattgattcttgtttatttaaaatgacTTGTGAAAAACTGTACTATAACTGTTGTACATGAAGGGACACTATCAAGAGAAAAGTTGTGTACAGTAAATGTACTTATCTGTATTAAGAATACTTGATATTCATAAaatcaaagaatttaaaaacatgaattgAGTCATAACGCTTGAGCTGCTTGGGCATGTTAAAGCCTATTAAGGGCATCCTCAATTGTTGCAAGGATGTCTGAAAAATATATCTGAATTCTGTGGGTTgagcttttttttcatgttgctttttctCTCACTATTCCAGAATAAAGGACTCAAtccatttttccttctccagtttcTCAGTGATACACATTACCTTTTAAAAACACAAGCTTCCCACTACTGCAGCAGCATCTTTAATTAAATTATGTAcctaaaaccagaacaaactaTATTTTGCAATGTAACATGCAAAATACATACAAAGTACACATTTTAAGGATTATTCTTGACAGtgtccctttttaaaaagcaggaaaatgggAACACTTTTAGTGCTTGGGTACAGGGGAATAGTTTCCTACAGTTTCTAGAAATAGGAATTATCCAATATATTTGCTATAGAATTTTCCAATTAGTTACACAAAATCACTTGTCATTTTAAAGGATTATAGAGATAAGACAAAAGAAGCTGGTTTTATAATCCTGTATACCTTATAGTCATTCTATATCAGTTCAATACGCCAGGatgggtttttactttttttaggaCTGAGACTTAATAGCTTAGGGtaactttttctttaatgtaatGTAAATCCATTGCTGCTTTGTACAACTTTTTCTACTGTGTGTTTTCTTTACTTAGATCTTAACTAAGAAATGTTGGCGTCTAATAAACTTACACTTTGTTTCTTTTGAATTATTGTGTCTTATACTGGAATCTCTTGGCAAAGTGTGATGTTATTGTACATACCATTGTGTCTGTGGGATGGgaattttgtttataaaagaGCATCTTTTGATCTATTTGTTGGATGTAAATGATAGTTTTTACATTACTAAAataatggctttttgtttgttttagtaagTGCCCCACTGAACCTTTTActggaaaatacaagaaaaccaaCTGCTCTAGACAATCTCTTAAAAACTTGAACACAGCCCAAATTCTGCTTCCTATGCAATCAGTGATTAAAATGGGACTTTGTGGAAGCAAGGTTACATCAACTGAGTATATCTTTCATCTAAAACTGGATCGAACCAGACGTTTGAAAATACACAGTCAGGAATGTTTATGGTATTTTGCAGTGCTCTCATTGAAAGCAGTTTTGCTGTGTGTATTTCCCTCTTCAAAAACCCCTGTGTGGGATTGTAGTGTGTAGATTCCCATGATACAGAAAATGATCTCTCTGTCTTTTGGGAACAGTGTTTGCTTGGCTCCACTCTTCAAAGTGGATGAGACCTATTTTTGAAAACTCTTAGGCCAGTTTTCTCAACTTCTTGGACTCCACATTTGCTGTcctttgccatttttaatttgTGCAGTTTGGTTGAACTCATTGACCAATTCCACTCACATTTAATAGAGGAGACAAGGTCTCAAGAGTTAATCATCTCCAACAAGTTTTATAAAAATCACTTGACTAGGTAGCAAAGAATGGCCTTAGTGAGAAGGATAAGATTTGCAGCCATAGCACATGCCGAACAGTTATCTATGCTTTTTACCCCAGCGCTTGtcactgtgtgcatgtgtactgCCTTGTCAGCGTAAGCGGGGCGATAGGTCAGGTGAAACATACAGCAGAGCTAAAGTACTAGGTCTGCCAAATGGTCAGAATCAAGGGTTGAAAGGGCACTCCAAGCTCAAGAGGATTTGGGCCGTTGATGCTCTTTAAATCTCTTTGAAAACAGGGACAAAGGGCTCCTGGCCTGTCCCTCCATGGAGTATCCCTGCACGTCAGAAGTTAAGTGAGCTGTGGAAAAGGCAAAGAGAGGGTGGAGAGCAGCTTTCTGACTCGTTCAGAGAGTCATAAATCACCAAAGATTTGGCTCACTCTTTCTCCTTGCAGTGTAAGGAACTCCTCCAGCCTTTTCTGCACCCAGTTAAGATCTACACACAGTCCTCTCTCTCTGACCATTTCAGAGCAGTCTAACATCCGCTTAAATGCTTCACAGAAAATGTCTGCTCTAGAGAACATACAACCTATATTTGACATAAAAGTCAAGAAGCAAACCAAAATGATAAAAAGTTACTGATAATGCTATGAGCATTGCACCTGTTTTCATGGTTATTTTTTGTTCTAATTCCAGCCATCCACTTCTAAGACAGTTGCCCTGCAAGCAAATCCAGTGACGTTTACTTACTTTTCTGTTCAGAGGATGTTTCCAGTTATCACTTCTTTTAATACACAGACACTAACAGGGTAATTTTTACTATTAGACCTACATGGATGATATTTCTGTTTCCAGTCCTGAAATACTTTGGCAATAAAAATTTTCAAGGTGTTGGCTGCAATCAAGCAACATACACAactttttatttccccttcaCTTTACATGTGTTGAAAGAATTCATCGAAAGCAAAGCCAGTTTCTGCTAACAAAGAATTTGCTTTAAATTGCCGCTGCAGTTTTGATACAACCCTTAACAATTTCTTAATGTCTTGTCAGTCCAGGATCTAGGATGGATACAGCTCTTCGATGTCATGGAGCCCTGGCTGTAGTCATTAGCTTAAGCTGTTATTTGAGGGCACAGGCTCTCATCCAGCAACATGCATCTCTCCAATGAAGTCCACTGGTGTTCAAAACGAGGCAGTGATGAGGCTGGGATTACTAGCATCCAGGGATGCTTCTGCTGGAAGGAAGAGACCATGCTGTAGTTTGCAGGTTCCATGGGCAggtgtctgaaggaaaaaagggcaaCAAGCCAGAAGAAGAGGTGGGAGAAAGTAGGATGACAACAGAAGAACATAAGATACGTAAGAAGAGAGCACACTGTGGccctgacaaaaaaaagaaaaaaaatcagcctttgtTTTAAGGTGTCATTTGTGATGAATACGGCTCTTCGGTTCccgctttttcctttcttccctaaTGAACAGCTAGGCATTCCTGGGGTTTGACACCTTCTAACCACTTTTGGCTGACAGAAACTGCATTCATTACTCTGTGCTATAAAGTCTATGAAAGAGCTTAAGGGAAGAAAAACTTCCCAAAAGATTGTTTAATAATATTTCCCCTACATCTTGCATTGGGGGAAGTTTGGGTCCTGTTGGAACAGGCTTTGAAAACTGCACATCCTGAGGGCTTCACCAGGTGGGGCAACTATACCTGTGGAGATACATTCGCAGTTTCTCCACCGTGCCACCTGCACCTGTGGTTCCTAAAAAGAGAGGGATCTAAACCCAGAGGAAAATCTATGATATGGTAAATACAGCTCTATTGACTGCCATCCTACTTACTCCTTCCACAGCTGGCTAGTCCTTGGCTTCATGCACAACTGTTGCTCTGCGGGGCACACTGCGGAGTCCAGTTAATGTCAGAGCTGACACAGCTGTTCCCACCCATAGAGAGAAAGGTAAAGACTTCCTCTCTGCAGGGCAGCCCAGGGCTGTGATTAACAGAGcagctgctctttgctgctgcctcTTCTTCACTCATCAATCAACTGAGCAGCCAAATGCCACAAGAAGGAAACTTAGCTTTGTTAGCTTGCAGTCAGATTACTTGTTTCAGGAGAAATTTGACTGAGGCACGTGAAGGCATgtacatgcattttttaaaagcatgagagaaaaaaaacctgtcaaaatACCAAACTGTCACTCTGAATAAGTCTGGAGGAGAATCACAgatattaaaaatgagatttgaaaTTGGGTAGTTTTTTAGCAAGTATTACTACAAGGCTCAAGAGGAGGAGAACCACACAGAACCTTCGTTTTATGGAGATGATCCTATAATCTATTATGTACCTCTAACACTGTGTACAGGCACTAGGAGGAGCCAGAAACAAAAGACTGCACCATCGCATCCACCTGAAGAGCCACACTCAAAAGCATCACACTGAAGGTGAACccctctctctctatatatacgtatgtatgtatgtatgtgtataaaaatGCATGTGAGTGTGTTTAAATGTGGCTCAATTACACAGCAACTGCTGAATTTGGAGAAACTTCCCTGTTAGGTCAAAGGCATTTTACAATACACTTTTGTCTAAAAGCTGTCGTCTTTGGTATTTTCTTCACTAAGCAGCGTAGTTTCTGCCTAACTGACAGCTAGGAGTGGAGAGATGAGGTGCATCTCCAAACTCTCAAATCCTTGGCTCCCTGTTGGGACTGCCAAGGAGGAGGCCAGTCTATCCCAATGCTTTCTGCAGCGCAGACAGTTGTCTAAGAAAATGCAAGAGCATTAGTTGTAGCTTAACACCTATTATGATAACATATAGTCAACACACTTGAACATAATGTGAACTTGTGACTGAGGAGTTAAAAGCTTTTTACTCTTTGCCAGTCCATAACACATTGCTTTCTCCTTCAAGTAACTGGCAGGATTTGCATAACGTGAGTGAGCCTGTACCCATGTGCTCCAGACTCAAGGTGTTTTAGCCTTAGCACAGTACCCATGGGGGTGTGCTCTGGGATGACATGCCACACAAAACTGGTACATGCCCTTGGATTTTCTTAGCTGTCTAGCTGAGTTGGAGCATTTTCACTGTTCCTCTAGAGGGAGGTGTAGGttctgagatttttcagaagcctttattttatttcacagtctTGCTATTGATTTCCTACAACATTGCTTGAAATGCCTTTGCTCTTAGACTAAAGCTTGAAGATCTCTTTTACTACTTACCAAGTCATATCTTCTTTCTGATGCCCAACATTCCCAAAGCCAGTTGGTCTTAGTGTCCTCAAGCACGTGTCTGAGGGGCATAGGGGTGTTTGTACTGCATGGGAGAAGCACATGTCCCTGGGAAGTCAGCATCTCCTGGGCTGGAgcccaagatgcagaaggagAGGCAGGAATCTCTCTAGTACTTCTTTGTCAGGAGATTCTTCAGCTCTATCTTGTACATGGGAAGCCTTAACTATTTGGGCACAATGTTAACTCTGAGCCTACATTTACCCATAGGCAAGAAACTTCATATAGCTGTAATCACCCATCATGTCTAGAGAGCCGTCCTTGAGGAAGGCAGCTCACAATACTGCTTACGAGTACAGCAatccctccatcccagcaccatCACCTCTGGTGATACTTGCGCTCTCTGGTGGAAAGAATGTAACTGGCTCCAGCAGgcgaaaatacagaaaaaaaagcttgtctGTCATGTTTTAGTTTCTAAAAACTCATGGTATTTTACTGAAGTCTAGTAAATATGTAAGAGTCATCATCATAGAGAAAATAATactctagaaaatatttttctttcttccattgcAGTGCCAGATACAAGTAGTAAAAGAAACGATCAGCAATTCCAGACAAAATATCTGTTGTTAGCATTTTGCAGAATCATAACCACTTGGGAACAGATTATTTACAGGATATTGGAAAGAGCGAAAAGTGTGATCctacagagaaaagcagaatagTTATAATATGGCAAAATTATAAGAGACTTCTAAAATTAATGGGTGGAATATTGATGTACTATGATGAATACAAACACCATGGTGCCATTATTTGCCTGCTTTCTCATGTTGGTTTTTCTTCCTTGATAGGCTGTATTTCTGGTGCATGAATGGCTTCAAAAGAAAGTACAAGTTTCCAAGGTGTACCAACTCGGGTCCATGGTTGCTCTAATAGAACTGAAACATGGCTTTGCAGTTTTGCTTTATATCTCAACACATAATTCGAAATTATGATTggtcaaaataaaacattgtgaCCCATTTGTCTTGAAACTTAGCCAATTTGTCAACAATTATACTTATGGGgcatggtttgttttttcaagatttttttttttaggacgcGGCCTGTATATTAATAACATATATAATAACAAACCTATAAGAGCAATTTTCTGATCTAATGAAAAACTCAGCTCCTGGCAGTATGTCCTCTTAAGCACTTACAAGATGTAGGCATTTGGGCATAGAAGAACTAAATGACCTAAATGAATTTGAAGTTTTTCTACTACGAGGTCCTGGCAGACATACTACTTTTTCTTCAATAGAGACTGGTGCTTGGATAGATCAGATATCTCCTGTTTTTGCAAAAGAACCAAAAATAAGAGCAATTAGTCAAAGTGAAGTTCTAATGATGTCATCACCTCTGAGCCTTTTTTGTATCGAGCAAGACTCCTTCACTAAGAAGAGGATGCTGTCTGGAAGACACGAGTTGGGGGGGAGTTATTCCAGATCAAAAGCCAGCCAAGTGCTAGCCCCCTTGCCCCCACCCTATCTCCTAGTTATAAGAGCTTGCTTAGTGGCACCTCCTCTCCTTGGTGCCAGACGGTGCTGACCGTCTTCCAACGAGGCTTCTCTGGGCATCCCACCTGGCCCTGGTTCCAGCTCTTTGCACACCCATCACTCTCTTTCTCAAACAGCTGTCACAAAGCAGGGGACAACGTTTCTGGTATGTCGAGTCACATGAGACAAGGTGGGTCACACGTGCTGAATCTCACCTAGAAAGGAGCTACAGAAAACAGGCTGGAGAGTACACATTAGGGCAGGACCAAATGGAGGAGCTCATCTTCTGGCTTTAGCATTGTACCTCTCCTTGCCCCACAACTCCTGAGCAAACTTGCCACAGTCAGCAGATAGAAGGACATGCCTGTTACCTGCCTCTGGCACAGCCGGTAAAAGACTGGGAGAGAGGCTGAAATGCTACATGTGAAAGGGGAAATGGTCCCCTCTTCCATGAGAAGTAACATGCTGAGATGTCACATATCGTGTGTGAAGATTAATGGGTCTatttctgctggcagagctgtcaATGAAGAGTGTGCGGTGCTATCATCTCAGGCTGACTGTTACGCTAGCTAAATCTCATAATGAAGACATGGTTATAGCCACCTCACAGGTAAAGGTGGCATCACACAGAGATGCTGGAAAAAGCTCTGCTGGCCAAAGTGCAGTTTTGCCAAACCAAGCATCTCTTAACACTATTATACTGTCCTGACAAAGCACTTGTTTCAGAATTCACGTTAGACTGCATGTATGGCCTCTTATGaaccttctctttctttcatgtCTGTAAAAAATACTCTGGAGCTCAGAGGCAGAGAATTAGTGGGAGAGGTTTGGATTGATTTTATCTCTGTGCATTGTAATTATATAAGTGATCATTTAATTGCAGTGATTGAACctactgtgcttttttttgtcattgttctgctcac includes:
- the ZBTB21 gene encoding zinc finger and BTB domain-containing protein 21 encodes the protein MEGLLHYINPAHAISLLSALNEERLKGQLCDVVLIVGDQKFRAHKNVLAASSEYFQTLFTNKENESQSVFQLDFCEPDAFDNVLNYIYSSSLFIEKGSLAAVQELGYSLGISFLTNIVSKSPQAPFPACPVKKILYQDEDESSSQKRSVIVCQNRIEAQAKSINQTQHDLSHTSKPSPSVPVKTSGRPQVTKPTETLHNLSLTERRWLKESPVSYTKVHETSGTVEDQSRGGLVKRNTVLPQMPLAEKEIASDEPGSSGQLLRGKAAEMSLKRPRPPVLSLRGASESTFLLREAGKGNSQGEDRNLLYYSKLGLVIPSSGSGPENQSIDRSGPLVKSLLRRSLSMDSQVPIYSPSVDLKPSQVSSSSSPGTNDSQKTFNVVSQKSSLKESSEKIVIDEKPQVIHPHRLRSFSASQSTDREVASPLTEVRIKTEPSSPLSDPAEIIRVTVGDASASTNKDFPFKTEDDHKEPSRLPAKRRFQADRRLPFKKMKADEQGSPGSEDNCEEGSSPTHLDTDFPDSDVSKDEYSEMEEARPNKKFKCKHCLKIFRSTAGLHRHVNMYHNPEKPYACDICHKRFHTNFKVWTHCQTQHGIVKNPSPASSSHAVLDEKFQRKLIDIVREREIKKALIVKLRRGKQGFQGQSASQAQQVIKRNLRSRTKGAYICTYCGKAYRFLSQFKQHIKMHPGEKPVGGNKAPKQKDHIHIETPVENKEVYQCRLCNAKLSSLIEQGNHERLCRNATVCPYCSLRFSSPELTHEHESKCEYKKLTCLECMRSFKSSFSIWRHQVEVHNQNTMAPSENFSLPILDHNGEITSSSRLPPQSESNKMNNFVAAKEDGVFSDSSEQINFDSEDSSCLPEDLSVSKQFKIQIKEEPADDIEDEVTETSREPKEVVSNKDAGLWPCEKCGKIFTVRKQLERHQELLCSVKPFICHVCNKAFRTNFRLWSHFQSHMSQAAEESTNKEPEICPPANSPSPPPLPPPPPLPKIQPLEPDSPTGLSESSTTTEKLFVPQESDTLFYHAPPLSAITFKRQYMCKLCHRTFKTAFSLWSHEQTHN